The genomic segment GGGTGTGAAAGCTATGTATCGGCCGTAAACGCGAGAGCTGAAAGGATTTTGTCAGACAGGTTTTGTAACAAGATCTGTGGCGGTGCTTAAGCTTTTTTTCACATGTCTTTCACTTCCCGCCGACGGGCGTTTCTCTAGCCTCCTTGGATTAAATGACGGGCGTTGTAGGCCGGTGAGGGGCTTGATGTGGAATTGAGACTGAGTCTGTTCGGGATAAAACGCTCGATTGATCTGACGCGCTATGCCCGTTGGCGCAATACGGCTGTCGTCGTGGCGGCGGCGTTGCTGGTGATTCCCTTGACGCTGGTGCTGCTGAGCCCAGCGGCGGTGCCGGACCTGGCCCACGGTAATGTGGCTGGTGCCAAGGCATTGCTGTCTGGCTGGGCCAGGGGCGATATGATCGTCCTGGTTCGCCATGTCGAACGTTGCGACCATTCCACAGCGGTTTGCCTGAGCGGTGAAGAGGGCATTACCGATCGTTCCAGGGGCGTTGCGGTGGCCGTCGGTGCTCATTTCGAACGCCTGGGTTTGACCAGGGCCGACATTTACAACAGCCCGATACTGCGCGCCGCGCAAACCGCCGGTTACATGTTCGGCAAGGTTGGCGTCGGCGAAGACTGGTTGATCAGTTGCAAGGGCGTCATCCTGCGCGAGGCGCTGGCGCACAAGGTGCCGGGGCGCAATCTGATTCTGGTGACGCATAGCGAGTGCATGGCGGACCTGGAAAAAACCCTCAAGTTTGCCACCTCATCGCCTGGTTACGGCGCCTCACTGTTCATTTCCGCACAGAACCCGCAGGCGCCGCAGGTGCTCGGTTCCATCGAGGCCTCGGATTGGCGTTCGATGAGCGTCGCCGAATAACGGCTGTCTGAATGACAAAACCCGCCAGCCCTGAGAGGGGGTGGCGGGTTTTTTGTTGTTTGGTCAGAGCGCGGTGGTGGCGGCAAAAATGCCTTCGCGAGCCTGCTCGCGAAGAACGATGACGCGGTGTCAGTATGCCCCGGAAATTTTACTCCCCCACGAAGTAATAAGCTTGACGCCCCACCATCATGGTCTTGATTACCTTCAGCGGCGCGGCAGGCTCGTTGTCGCCGGCCATCACCGCGACATTTGACGGTGAAGCCTTCAGAAACTCATGCAACTGCGCTTCGGTGTCCAGTCCCTTGAGCACCCGTTGCAGGTAGAACACGCTGGCGCCGCCCACGCGTTCATCGGCCTGAAACAGCGCAACCTGCTGGCCATTGCCTTCGAGGCTCTGGATCTGCTCGACCAATGGCACGAACGACAGCGTACGATCATCTCTGGGCAGCAACCATTGCGCGGTGATCAGGTAGCAGGCAACCAGAAAGGTGCCCAGCCCCGCGATCAGTCCCTTGCGGTGACGAGCGATAAATCCGATCAGCCCTGAGGCACCTTCACGAGCCATCAGCCGCTCGTGCAGCACCCGGCCATATTCGGCGGCGATCACGGCGGCGGCAGGGGTCAGGGACATCAGATACACCGTGCGCTTGCTCGACGCCAGCGTCAGCATGGCGAACTGCGCCACCACCCACACCGTGAAAAACAGCAGGTAACGATTGGCCATCAGGCTTTTACGGAAGTGCCACAAGCCCAGGTACAGCAAAATGTTCCAGGGCAAAAAAGCCTGGGGCAGCTTGGTCAGGTAGTAGTAGAACGGCTCGTAGTGCCCGGCCTCGACGAACGAGCCACTGAAGCGCCCGATGCTGTTGGTCAGCAGCACTTCGGTGAGGGCTTGGATGCCGCCGCGTTGATACAGCACTGCGAGCCAGATCAGCAGCGGAATCAGCCCCACCAGCGTCAACAGGCCGGGACGCAGCCAGTCGCCGACTTTCAGGCGCTTGTCCATCAGGCTCTCGGCCAGCAGAAAGGCGAAAATCACCACCCCCGGCATGGCCAGGCCGAGCATGCCTTTGCTCAACGTGGCAATGACAATCCCGGCGATGAACAGCAGGGCGTTGCCGGGCGTCGACTGCCGCAGCCCCTGAAAAAACGCCAGCAGGGTCATGGTCACGCCCAGCGACAGCAGCGAGTCCTCGCCGACCCCGCGTACGTTGCTCCAGTAACTGGCCCCGGTTATCAGCAGAAAACCTGCGGTCCAGGCCACCGCTTTGGGCCGGCCGAACTTGCGCAACATGGCGTACAGGATCATGACGCTAAACAACGCGGCAAACGCCGACGCCAGGCGCACCGCCCACGGTGTACCACCGAACGCGCGGATCGCCCCGGCGTCCAGCCATAGGCTCAACGGTGGTTTTTCAAGGAAAGGCACGCCGAACAGGCGCGGTGTCACCCAGTCGTTATCCACATGCATTTGCATGGCAATCCCGGCGACCCGTGCTTCTGTGGAGCCTTGCAGTGAATGATTGCCCAGCGCGAAGAAAAACAGCAGAACAGCGAGCAGAAACAGCGAAGAGGCGGAACGCGACATAGGCTTCTGGCTACCGAAGAAAAGGGATCGTAAAAACGAGCCGGAAAAGTATACGGGATGATTTCTTAACAAAGTGTGAACAACCGCTGTGATCTAGTAGCGGCAAACGTCGCCTCTTGTTTTTCCCTTTTGCCTGGCAGGCCATACCAAGTGAGCCCTTCTTGAAACGCACCCGAAATACATCGTCTGTTGCAAGACGGTCCGTACCTGGAAAAGCTGCCCGCTGGTCAATCATCCTCGTGATTATCTTGCTGATCGTAGCTGCGATCGTCGGCCACTGGATGTTTACACCACCGGCGCCCTATGTTCCGGTGAACGGGCTGGATCCTTCGACCCTGTCGATGATTGCCCTGGGCGATCAGGGTAGCGGGGATCTGCAACAGTGGCGGGTCGGACAGGCGATGGAGCGGGTGGCGGTCAGGGACGGGCGACTGGACATGGTCGTGTTATTGGGCGACAACTTTTACGGCAAAACGCTAACCACGACCCACGACCTGGCCTGGCAGATGAAGTTCGAGCGTGTCTATTGGGGGCAGTGGTTGAGTCATGTGCCGTTCTTCGCCGTGCTGGGCAATCACGATTACCCGGTATCGCAAAAGGTCGAAATCGAATACGGCCAGCAGCATGCGGGCTCGGGACGCTGGCAGATGCCGGGCAATTTTTACGTCAAGGATTTCGGCAGCGTCGATGGGCGCCCGTTGGTGCGAATGGTGTTTCTGGACACCTCAGCACCGCGGGACACATTTCAACATCAGATCGACCTGCTTGACCAGGCGTTCCAACAGCCGGGGCCGGCGCCGGTTTGGCGCATCGCGGCGGCCCATCACCCGGTGCGCAACCATGGAGAGCACGGTGAGGACTCTGCCCTGATCGCCCTGTTGTTGCCCGCACTGACGCGCAACAAGGTCGATGTGTTCCTGGCCGGGCACGATCATAATCAACAGTTGTTGCTGCGTGAGGCAGAGCCGGCGTGGGTGATTTCCGGGGCCGGCGGTCAGAAGCTGTATCCCGTTGCAACGGGTCAGCAAGACACTTCATTTGCGACCGAGACTGCCGGTTTTACCAAGCTTGATTTGGATACCCGCCAGCTGCGGTTGAGGTATTACGATGATCGAGGCAATCCGCAGGCCGGCTATCACTGGGCCAGGGATTGTCAGTGGATGGCCAAAGGGTGCCTGCTGCCGGACGTCGCCGAACCGGTTCTCGCGCAATGACACGTCGGGCGCTTAGCGGTACTGCGCATTCTGAGCCGGGTTGATCAGCGAGGTCAGCACATGATCCTGCCAGCGCCCGGCGATATTCAGATAGGCCTTGGCATAGCCCTCGCGTTCAAATCCAAGACGTTCCAGTAGCCGTGCACTGCGTTCATTTGCGGGGACATGATTGGCCATGATCCGGTGCAACTGCTGCTCTTCGAACATGTAGCGGATGCCCGCTTCCAGGGCTTCATGCATCAAGCCCTGGCCCTCGTGGGCTTCATCGATGTGGTAGCCGAGATAGCAGGCCTGAAAGGCCCCACGAGTGATGACGGTGTAGTTACACGCACCGATCATCTGGCTTGCGTCCGCCGTCAGCACCGCGAAATGCACCGCCAGGCCGAGCTCGAAAGCACTGGCCTGTACCGCAAGGCGTGAGCGAATGTGTTCAGGGCTGTGGTAATCGGCGGGGCGAATCGGTGACCACCGGGCCAGATGCCTCTGGTTACGCTGGTAAAAATCGCTTTCCAGCGTCGCCTGTTCAGGGTCAAGCACCGCCAGCGTCAGGCGTTTGCAGGGCAGGGTCAACAGCGGCATCGGGTGCTCCGTAATCGGGGGCCAGGCGCAAGCATTGCTTGAGCGGCGGTAAAACTCAAACCGCCAGCGGCAATGTCACGATAAAGGTGCTGCCTTGACCATCCCCGTCACTCATGCCGGTCACGGTGCCGCCATGGGCTTCGACCAGCTCGCGAACCACGGTCAAACCAATACCCAGCCCGGCGCCATTGAAGCCGATGGCGTGCACGTCTTGTACAAACGGCTCGAAGATGAAGGGCAGCGCCTTGGCGGAAATGCCGATGCCGTTGTCGCAAACGCTCAACTTCAGCACCTCGGCTTCGGTGGTCACCGATAGTGTGACGGTGCCTCCAGTCGGTGTGTATTTGGCGGCATTGCCCAGCAGGTTGCCGAGGATCTGTGCAAGGCGCACCGGGTCACCGTTCACCGTCAGCGGGCAGTCAGGCAGTTCGGCGGTGAAGTGCAGGTGCCGCGTGTTCATGACCGGACTGCACACGGCAATGGCTTCATGGATGATCGCCACCATGTCGACCATCATGCAATCGAGGCGCAGTTTGCCGGTGCTGGCACGCGAGACATCGAGCAAGTCGTCCACCAGCCGCGACATGTGCTGTACCTGACCTTCGATCAGCGCCTGCATACGCGGCAATTCCGTGCTGGGCACCCGCACCAGGCGCCCGGCGATCATGCTGATCGGTGTCAGCGGATTGCGCAGTTCGTGGGCCACCAGGGTCAGAATATTGCGTTGTTGTTCCAGCGTGTGTTCGGCCGAGGCTTGCAGGTCTTGTGCGCTGAGCGCTGCGATCACCAGCTGCGCGTTGGCTTCGCGCATTTCCAGAAACACGCGCTGTTCTTCTTGCGAGAGTTGAGGCTTCTCCGCCTCCGATTGCGCCAGCAGAATCGCCAGTACCAATTGCTGGTTGGCTTCGACCAGCTGTTCGATTTGCTGGGCGTCTACCAGCCGATTGTTGGTGTCGCTCAATTCTTTTTGCAGCGCCGCCAACACCGAACGCGCCTCTACGGTTTTCTGGCCGAGCAGGAACAGCTCACGAGCGGCTGAGGCCATCGCTTGCGTACTCCTGTCATCGGGCTCAGTCATGCTTGTGGCTCACGCATCGTCTTTGTCGAGGTGGCGCCGCGTTGGCCTGCCGCCGAGCAAGCCTTCCTGTTCCGGCAGACGCTCACCGATTTGCAGGCCGTTGTTGTCGATGCGGTACAGGCGCAATTCATCGGAGTGGGCACTGGCGCGTACCTTGACCACGGCCATGATGCGCAACAGGCGGCTCTGCACTTCAATATAGCGCTGGACGATGATCGCATCGGTGAGAAACGCCGTGCCATACGGGCTGAAGCGCAGGTCGGTGTAGCGATCTTCCAGCTCGGAGGTCATCAGCACACTGACGCCGGCACCGGTCAAGGCGCTGACCATGCGTGACAAGGACTCGCGAAAGTCCCCGCGGAATGTCGGCGCCAGCGCCAGTTCGAATCCTGACAGCGAGTCGATCACCACGCGGGTGGCCTTGAGCCGGGTAATTTCGCTGAGCAGCAACTGGACGATTTCATCGATCGACAAGTCCGGTGCGCGACTGTCCACAAGACCGATCTGGCCGCTCTGGATCAGGCCGGCCAATGTGGCATTTTGTGAATGATTGGGCCGCTGTTCGAACACCGCGATCACGCCGGTTTCACCGTTACGTGCGCCTTCATCAAGAAAAGTCGCCGCCAGGATGCTCTTGCCCGAGCCCGACGGCCCTGCCACCAGTAGCGAGTAGCCACGAGGCAGGCCACCGCCGAGCATGTCGTCGAGTTCTGGCACGCCCATTTTCAGGCGTTTGATCGGGAACTGGAGCGGTGCTTCAGCCACGTTGAGCGGTGCGGGAGGAAAGACCTTGATCCCTGATGTCGCGATACGAAACGTGTGCAGCCCCGGTAACGTCGGCTGGCCACGCATCTTCATGATTTCCATCTTGCGCACCATCGAATTGCGCTCGACGCTCTGGCGTAACCAGATCAGGCCATCGGCCACAGTGAAAATCGGGTTGGTGTCGGTTTCGGTGAAATATTCACCGATCAGGAAGGTCGTCGCCTGCCAGGTGGTCATCAACATGCCCAGTTGCTGAACGAACTGCGGCAGGTTGTTGTTGGGGTTGTCTTCGGTCTGGCTGGCCAGTACCACGGAACGGAACGAGTCGACAAATACCAGCGCCGGGGAGTGAGTCTCGACTTCGCTGACGATGCGCCGCAGCACTTCGTCCAGGTCGCCGGCCAGGGTGTCGTCGGCCAGATTGATATAGCGAATCGACTGGTTGATCGCTTCGCTGTCGAAAAAGTCGAACTGCTGCTGATAGCGCAGCATTTTCAGCGGCGGCTCGCCGAGCACGGTAAAAAACAGCGCCGGGCGTTCAGGCGTCGCCAGGTTGAACATCATCTGATGCGCCAGGGTGGTCTTGCCGCAACCGGGAGGGCCGGCGATCAGGTTGAACGAAAACTCCGGCAAACCTCCGCCCAGCACCTCGTCCAGGCCTGGCACGCCGGTGGCCAGACGGTTGATAGTCACTTTGGTGCTCATGGCGAATTTTCCTGCGAAGGGGTGTCGCTCAAAGAAGGCTCCCACACGCCACACAGCAGGCGTGCAGTCAGCGAAGGCCCGATCAGCGTGGTCAGCAAGTCGTAAAAGGTGGTCAGCAACACTTCACCGAAAAACAATGCATCGGTTTCGTTTTGCTCAATGAGTATCGATTTGAGAGCAGCGTGTCCCAGGTTGGCCTGCACACTGTCGTAGGTGCCGGCCAGACGCGGATGAGTGGCAGCGCACAAGTGCAGGCTGCGGCGGTACAGCGCGGCAACCCCCTGTTGACCAATGATCGGCGCGAGGGCTGCGTCCATATCCTGCAAGATCGCAGCAATTACCTGCGAGATCTTCGCAATGTCAGCGTTGGGGCCAACACGGTGCGCCAGAGAAGCTACGATCTGGCGGCTCTCTTCGCTTAGCGTGGGCATGGCTAACTGATATCTGAAGGACAGACCCTGATGGTACACCCAATGAGGTGTTCGGGAGTGATTTGCATCACGAGGCGGCGGGCGCTTGAAATCGGCCAATTCAAGTCTGGCGCCCTATAAAATTCCTCGTCTGGTTGCACGAGCGTGCACCCCCGGGCCTTTGCCGACGAGCGCGGCAACTTTATCAAGGATGACGCATGGAGCATTTACTGCCCATAGAACTGCACTCAATGAGCTTGAGAGCGCCCGACCCAGCGTTTTACCGGTCGCTCCAGCATGCCCCTGAACAGCAGTTTTGCCGTCCATACCGAGTTTTTAAGCTGGGCCAGGCCGCATACCACCGAGGACCAGGCGCGCGCGTCATTCGCCGCGCCACGGTGTCCAGGACACACTCCTGTATCGGCTCAAGCCGTCGAGCTAACCTGCCAGCATGCCCCAGAACATCGCGATCACGGCCAGGGTCATCGCAATGGTGCAGCACCAGCCCAATACTTTCAGGCTCAAGTGAATGACGAACTTGCCCATGATGGCTTTGTTGGACGCCATGAACATCATGATGAACATGATCGGCACCGCCATCACGCAGTTGATCACGGCGCTCCAGATCAACGCCTTGATCGGGTCGATCGGTGCAAAACAGATCAGCACCCCCAGCAGCGTTGCAGCAGTAATGATGCCGTAGAACTGCTTGGCCGTTTTCGGCTCGTCTGCCAGGCTGTTTTTCCACTGCAACGCGCCCGCGATGGCATACGCGGCGGAACCGGCCAGTACCGGAATGGCCAGCAGGCCGGTGCCGATGATCCCGGCACTGAATAGCCAGAACGCAAACTCGCCGGCGATCGGACGCAGGGCGGTGGCGGCGTCTGCCGATGTTTGAATCTGTGTCATGCCATGTATATGCAGGGTCACGGCGGTGGTCAGCATGATGAAGAAGGCGATGATGTTGGAAAAACTCATGCCGATCACGGTGTCGATACGGATGCGTTTGAAGTTGACCCGGGCTTGATCCGGCGCGTCGATAAGGGCCTGTGCATTAGGACGCGCCTCCAGTTCTTCGACCTCTTGCGAGGCTTGCCAGAAAAACAGATAAGGGCTGATGGTCGTGCCGAAAATGGCCACGATCATGGTGACGTATTCAGGCTTCCAGGAAAGCGCTGGCCATACCGTCCGGTAAGCGACCTGGCCCCAGGGAATATGCACGGCAAACAGGGTGCCGACATAGGCCAGCAGCACCAGCGTCAGCCACTTGAGGACGCGCACGTAGCGGTTGTAGGGAATGAACACTTGCAACAGCACCGAGACCACACCAAAGCCCACGGCGTAGAGCAGGGCCGGGCCGCCAATCAACAGTTTCAAGGCTTCGCCCATGGCGGCAATGTCGGCGGCGATGTTCACGATATTGGCGATCAACAACAGCGCGACGATGCCCAGCAGAAACGGCTTGGGGTAATGAAGACGAATGTTGGTCGCCAGGCCGTGGCCGCTGACCCGACCGATGCGGGCGCTGATCATCTGGATGCCGACCATCAACGGAAACGTCAGGAACAAGGTCCAGAGGGTATTCAAGCCAAACTGTGCACCGGCCTGTGAGTAGGTCGCGATGCCGCTTGGATCGTCGTCCGCCGCGCCAGTAATCAGGCCGGGGCCGAGCTTTTTGAGCCACGAAGTTTTAGCAGAAACAGAGGGTTTTTCAGCCTGAGCTTCATTATTCATGGACGTAGCTGCGATAGGGCGGCGGGGTGCCACACATAGCTGTGACGGGCGCGCTGCGAGAAGAGTTCAACAAGAGATATCCGGGACAAGGCATGGGCGAAAGTCCGAGGATGTAGCAGGCAAAAAAAAGCCCGCGGGAGAGCGGGCAAACCGTAGTTTCTTGAATGAGCGAGGGCAATGTACCGGTTGGCGCGGGGCGATGGGGTGAAGAAAAGTTCATGTGCTTCGCCAGCCCAGGCTGGCTGCAAATCAGGCAATGAATGTTATGGGCAATCCACCGGACGTTCTGGTTCTTGCCGCCTAACAGGCCCACTTGAAGTCCTGAAACGCCGGGATGGTGGCGCGCGCAGGCGCGTGGCGGGCAGCCTGCAGTGACGCCGCATAGCTGATCCCGGGGCCCAGCGCATCGACAAGCTGGAAAATGCCTTCAAGGCCGCAGTCCAGAATCAATGTCACACCGGGGTAGGCGCTCGCCAGATTCAACCCCCGACCGTTCCACTGTGCAGCATTCGGTGGAACGTCGATCAACAACCAGCTGCGGTATTTGAAGCGCACACCCACTTCCTTGAGCAATTCGTTCCATTCCATGGTGTAGCCTCAGCGACTTGCAATGAGCACAGGGACCGCGTTGTTGAGGGAAAACGCTATCAGGAATACCGCCAATCCGACGTCGATCTGCCGGGTGTATTTAAGGAACAATGCCTTGATCGGCCCTTGGCCGAACAACAGGGCCACCAGGGAGTACCAGGTGACTTCCAGGGTCGAACACAACAGCACCACCAGTACCTTATCGAGGTCCGAGCGCGGCGCGGACAGAAAGCCCGCGTAGATACTGATCATGAAGGCGATGGTTTTCATGTTGCTGATGTTGGTGATGACTCCGACCCGGTAGGCCTTGGCAAAACTGGTAACACCCGGCCCAGCGCTTTCAGGCGTGCCGGTGTTTTTCGCCAGTACGCTTTTGATAATGCTGTAGGCGATGTACAGCAGGTACGCCGAGCCGCACAGCGTGGCGACCTTGGAGAACGCCGGATACTGGTGCAACAGCGC from the Pseudomonas sp. N3-W genome contains:
- a CDS encoding metallophosphoesterase; translation: MKRTRNTSSVARRSVPGKAARWSIILVIILLIVAAIVGHWMFTPPAPYVPVNGLDPSTLSMIALGDQGSGDLQQWRVGQAMERVAVRDGRLDMVVLLGDNFYGKTLTTTHDLAWQMKFERVYWGQWLSHVPFFAVLGNHDYPVSQKVEIEYGQQHAGSGRWQMPGNFYVKDFGSVDGRPLVRMVFLDTSAPRDTFQHQIDLLDQAFQQPGPAPVWRIAAAHHPVRNHGEHGEDSALIALLLPALTRNKVDVFLAGHDHNQQLLLREAEPAWVISGAGGQKLYPVATGQQDTSFATETAGFTKLDLDTRQLRLRYYDDRGNPQAGYHWARDCQWMAKGCLLPDVAEPVLAQ
- a CDS encoding histidine phosphatase family protein, with the protein product MELRLSLFGIKRSIDLTRYARWRNTAVVVAAALLVIPLTLVLLSPAAVPDLAHGNVAGAKALLSGWARGDMIVLVRHVERCDHSTAVCLSGEEGITDRSRGVAVAVGAHFERLGLTRADIYNSPILRAAQTAGYMFGKVGVGEDWLISCKGVILREALAHKVPGRNLILVTHSECMADLEKTLKFATSSPGYGASLFISAQNPQAPQVLGSIEASDWRSMSVAE
- a CDS encoding HAMP domain-containing sensor histidine kinase — its product is MTEPDDRSTQAMASAARELFLLGQKTVEARSVLAALQKELSDTNNRLVDAQQIEQLVEANQQLVLAILLAQSEAEKPQLSQEEQRVFLEMREANAQLVIAALSAQDLQASAEHTLEQQRNILTLVAHELRNPLTPISMIAGRLVRVPSTELPRMQALIEGQVQHMSRLVDDLLDVSRASTGKLRLDCMMVDMVAIIHEAIAVCSPVMNTRHLHFTAELPDCPLTVNGDPVRLAQILGNLLGNAAKYTPTGGTVTLSVTTEAEVLKLSVCDNGIGISAKALPFIFEPFVQDVHAIGFNGAGLGIGLTVVRELVEAHGGTVTGMSDGDGQGSTFIVTLPLAV
- a CDS encoding GNAT family N-acetyltransferase produces the protein MPLLTLPCKRLTLAVLDPEQATLESDFYQRNQRHLARWSPIRPADYHSPEHIRSRLAVQASAFELGLAVHFAVLTADASQMIGACNYTVITRGAFQACYLGYHIDEAHEGQGLMHEALEAGIRYMFEEQQLHRIMANHVPANERSARLLERLGFEREGYAKAYLNIAGRWQDHVLTSLINPAQNAQYR
- a CDS encoding LysE family translocator, with the protein product MFTAALIYILAVISPGPNFIIVSRFSSLGSVSTGLGATLGICTVGVFFSTISLLGLAALLHQYPAFSKVATLCGSAYLLYIAYSIIKSVLAKNTGTPESAGPGVTSFAKAYRVGVITNISNMKTIAFMISIYAGFLSAPRSDLDKVLVVLLCSTLEVTWYSLVALLFGQGPIKALFLKYTRQIDVGLAVFLIAFSLNNAVPVLIASR
- a CDS encoding glycosyltransferase family 39 protein, producing the protein MSRSASSLFLLAVLLFFFALGNHSLQGSTEARVAGIAMQMHVDNDWVTPRLFGVPFLEKPPLSLWLDAGAIRAFGGTPWAVRLASAFAALFSVMILYAMLRKFGRPKAVAWTAGFLLITGASYWSNVRGVGEDSLLSLGVTMTLLAFFQGLRQSTPGNALLFIAGIVIATLSKGMLGLAMPGVVIFAFLLAESLMDKRLKVGDWLRPGLLTLVGLIPLLIWLAVLYQRGGIQALTEVLLTNSIGRFSGSFVEAGHYEPFYYYLTKLPQAFLPWNILLYLGLWHFRKSLMANRYLLFFTVWVVAQFAMLTLASSKRTVYLMSLTPAAAVIAAEYGRVLHERLMAREGASGLIGFIARHRKGLIAGLGTFLVACYLITAQWLLPRDDRTLSFVPLVEQIQSLEGNGQQVALFQADERVGGASVFYLQRVLKGLDTEAQLHEFLKASPSNVAVMAGDNEPAAPLKVIKTMMVGRQAYYFVGE
- a CDS encoding ATPase domain-containing protein, whose translation is MSTKVTINRLATGVPGLDEVLGGGLPEFSFNLIAGPPGCGKTTLAHQMMFNLATPERPALFFTVLGEPPLKMLRYQQQFDFFDSEAINQSIRYINLADDTLAGDLDEVLRRIVSEVETHSPALVFVDSFRSVVLASQTEDNPNNNLPQFVQQLGMLMTTWQATTFLIGEYFTETDTNPIFTVADGLIWLRQSVERNSMVRKMEIMKMRGQPTLPGLHTFRIATSGIKVFPPAPLNVAEAPLQFPIKRLKMGVPELDDMLGGGLPRGYSLLVAGPSGSGKSILAATFLDEGARNGETGVIAVFEQRPNHSQNATLAGLIQSGQIGLVDSRAPDLSIDEIVQLLLSEITRLKATRVVIDSLSGFELALAPTFRGDFRESLSRMVSALTGAGVSVLMTSELEDRYTDLRFSPYGTAFLTDAIIVQRYIEVQSRLLRIMAVVKVRASAHSDELRLYRIDNNGLQIGERLPEQEGLLGGRPTRRHLDKDDA
- a CDS encoding NRAMP family divalent metal transporter yields the protein MNNEAQAEKPSVSAKTSWLKKLGPGLITGAADDDPSGIATYSQAGAQFGLNTLWTLFLTFPLMVGIQMISARIGRVSGHGLATNIRLHYPKPFLLGIVALLLIANIVNIAADIAAMGEALKLLIGGPALLYAVGFGVVSVLLQVFIPYNRYVRVLKWLTLVLLAYVGTLFAVHIPWGQVAYRTVWPALSWKPEYVTMIVAIFGTTISPYLFFWQASQEVEELEARPNAQALIDAPDQARVNFKRIRIDTVIGMSFSNIIAFFIMLTTAVTLHIHGMTQIQTSADAATALRPIAGEFAFWLFSAGIIGTGLLAIPVLAGSAAYAIAGALQWKNSLADEPKTAKQFYGIITAATLLGVLICFAPIDPIKALIWSAVINCVMAVPIMFIMMFMASNKAIMGKFVIHLSLKVLGWCCTIAMTLAVIAMFWGMLAG